One genomic window of Equus caballus isolate H_3958 breed thoroughbred chromosome 6, TB-T2T, whole genome shotgun sequence includes the following:
- the DAZAP2 gene encoding DAZ-associated protein 2 isoform X1 yields MNSKGQYPTQPTYPVQPPGNPVYPQALHLPQAPPYTDAPPAYSELYRPSFVHPGAATVPTMSAAFPGASLYLPMAQSVAVGPLGSTIPMAYYPVGPIYPPGSTVLVDGGYDAGARFGAGAAAGNIPPPPPGCPPNAAQLAVMQGANVLVTQRKGNFFMGGSDGGYTIW; encoded by the exons ATGAACAGCAAAG gTCAATATCCAACGCAGCCAACCTACCCTGTGCAGCCTCCGGGGAATCCAGTGTATCCTCAGGCCTTGCATCTTCCTCAGGCTCCACCATATACTGATGCTCCACCTGCCTACTCAGAG CTCTATCGTCCGAGCTTTGTGCACCCAGGggctgccacagtccccaccatgTCAGCTGCATTTCCTGGCGCCTCACTGTATCTTCCCATGGCCCAGTCTGTGGCTGTTGGACCTTTAGGTTCCACAATCCCCATGGCTTATTATCCAGTTGGTCCCATCTATCCACCTGGTTCAACAGTGCTGGTGGATGGAGGGTATGATGCAGGTGCCAGATTTggagctggggctgctgctggcaACATTCCT cCTCCACCCCCTGGATGCCCTCCCAATGCTGCTCAGCTTGCAGTCATGCAGGGAGCCAATGTCCTTGTAACTCAGCGGAAGGGAAACTTCTTCATGGGTGGCTCAGATGGTGGCTACACCATCTGGTGA
- the DAZAP2 gene encoding DAZ-associated protein 2 isoform X2, whose protein sequence is MNSKGQYPTQPTYPVQPPGNPVYPQALHLPQAPPYTDAPPAYSELYRPSFVHPGAATVPTMSAAFPGASLYLPMAQSVAVGPLGSTIPMAYYPVGPIYPPASTPWMPSQCCSACSHAGSQCPCNSAEGKLLHGWLRWWLHHLVKNQGHLCAGKDITYLQHFSQCNCFSHINLKLQFRHMLLGCLSGAQTFRHFSNLIRNHVMVAVPP, encoded by the exons ATGAACAGCAAAG gTCAATATCCAACGCAGCCAACCTACCCTGTGCAGCCTCCGGGGAATCCAGTGTATCCTCAGGCCTTGCATCTTCCTCAGGCTCCACCATATACTGATGCTCCACCTGCCTACTCAGAG CTCTATCGTCCGAGCTTTGTGCACCCAGGggctgccacagtccccaccatgTCAGCTGCATTTCCTGGCGCCTCACTGTATCTTCCCATGGCCCAGTCTGTGGCTGTTGGACCTTTAGGTTCCACAATCCCCATGGCTTATTATCCAGTTGGTCCCATCTATCCACCTG cCTCCACCCCCTGGATGCCCTCCCAATGCTGCTCAGCTTGCAGTCATGCAGGGAGCCAATGTCCTTGTAACTCAGCGGAAGGGAAACTTCTTCATGGGTGGCTCAGATGGTGGCTACACCATCTGGTGAAGAACCAAGGCCACCTCTGTGCCGGGAAAGACATCACATACCTTCAGCACTTCTCACAATGTAACTGCTTTAGTCATATTAACCTGAAGTTGCAGTTTAGACACATGTTGTTGGGGTGTCTTTCTGGTGCCCAAACTTTCAGGCACTTTTCAAACTTAATAAGGAACCATGTAATGGTAGCAGTACCTCCCTAA